The following proteins are co-located in the Pseudomonas antarctica genome:
- a CDS encoding alpha/beta fold hydrolase, whose amino-acid sequence MNLKHRNNVSVMGSGSATLVFSHGFGCNQAMWNYLAPPFINRFRVVLYDLVGAGLSDVSAFDKAKYSALDGYAHDLNEIIDAFASGPVILVSHSVSAMIGTLADRLAPGRIAAHVMIGPSPRYIDDVDYVGGFKRSDIDDLLDTLDSNYLGWSSAMAPVIMGAHGQPGLSAELSDSFCRTEPDIAKQFARVTFMSDNRQDVAGLTTPVLILQSSDDLIAPVVVGEYLHSVLPNSTFCLVDNVGHCPHMSAPQACAAAMENFLGPWVAHAG is encoded by the coding sequence ATGAACCTGAAACATCGCAACAACGTCAGTGTGATGGGCAGCGGGTCGGCGACCCTGGTGTTCTCCCATGGTTTCGGCTGCAATCAGGCGATGTGGAATTACCTCGCGCCGCCATTTATCAACCGCTTTCGCGTGGTGCTTTACGACCTCGTCGGCGCCGGGTTGTCGGATGTCAGTGCGTTCGACAAGGCCAAATACAGTGCGCTGGATGGCTACGCCCACGACTTGAACGAGATTATCGACGCCTTCGCCAGCGGCCCGGTGATTCTGGTCAGCCATTCGGTCAGCGCCATGATTGGCACCCTCGCCGACCGCCTCGCGCCCGGCCGTATCGCCGCCCATGTGATGATCGGCCCTTCGCCACGCTACATTGATGACGTGGATTATGTCGGTGGTTTCAAGCGCAGTGATATCGACGACCTGCTCGACACCCTCGACAGCAACTACCTCGGCTGGTCCAGCGCCATGGCCCCGGTGATCATGGGCGCACACGGACAACCAGGGTTGAGCGCCGAACTCAGCGACAGTTTCTGCCGCACCGAACCCGATATCGCCAAGCAATTTGCGCGAGTGACCTTCATGTCCGATAACCGTCAGGACGTGGCCGGCCTGACCACACCCGTATTGATCCTGCAATCGAGCGACGATCTGATCGCCCCGGTAGTCGTGGGTGAGTACCTGCACAGCGTGCTCCCCAACAGCACCTTTTGCCTGGTAGACAACGTCGGCCATTGCCCGCACATGAGCGCGCCGCAGGCCTGCGCGGCGGCAATGGAAAATTTCCTGGGGCCGTGGGTGGCCCATGCCGGCTGA
- a CDS encoding TPM domain-containing protein, with the protein MRLFLRQSVLSLLALLVVGLFNTALADTSPIKVTLDQRVIDLTNTLDTGTTDRLKSQLAALEQRKGAQVAVLLVPTTGGASIEDFANQLFRAWKLGRKDVNDGILLVVAKSDHKVRIEVGYGLEGTVTDLLAHRIIEEHITPAFRQGDYVGGIQQAVNDLTVLVDGGDLPNVAEPGINHQAIAVLLAFIAGAVGGVLIAAGKLHWRLALIATLVVTVLLAIYGGGRDWPIYLLVLPLTLLIGGATFGALWMARAVFYSVIGLLAYIVGVLVADRLMDVSLIHWLVWPLGGALILGLYAGLFFVIKASWKNSPRFFLVRALVVVAIYVMAGWLLGRGYQGWIVAIPVASFAAFILFVQSIASSGSGGGSGSSDSSSSSSSSSSDSSSSGGGGSSGGGGASGSW; encoded by the coding sequence ATGAGGCTGTTTTTGCGGCAATCTGTTTTGAGTCTGCTGGCCTTACTCGTTGTTGGCCTGTTCAACACGGCCCTGGCCGACACCTCGCCAATCAAGGTGACCCTCGACCAGCGGGTGATCGACCTTACCAATACGCTGGACACCGGCACCACCGATCGCCTGAAATCTCAGCTCGCTGCCCTGGAGCAACGCAAAGGTGCGCAAGTTGCCGTGCTGCTGGTGCCCACCACCGGCGGCGCGAGCATCGAAGACTTCGCCAATCAACTGTTCCGCGCTTGGAAACTGGGGCGCAAGGACGTCAATGACGGCATCCTGCTGGTGGTCGCCAAGAGTGACCACAAGGTGCGCATCGAAGTGGGCTACGGCCTGGAAGGCACCGTCACTGACCTGCTGGCGCATCGCATTATCGAAGAACACATTACCCCGGCGTTTCGCCAGGGCGACTACGTGGGCGGGATTCAACAGGCGGTCAACGATCTGACGGTGCTGGTAGACGGAGGCGACCTGCCCAACGTGGCCGAGCCGGGGATTAATCATCAAGCGATCGCGGTGTTGCTGGCGTTCATCGCCGGTGCCGTTGGCGGTGTGCTGATCGCTGCCGGCAAACTGCACTGGCGACTGGCGTTGATTGCCACGCTGGTGGTGACGGTGCTACTGGCGATTTATGGTGGCGGCCGGGACTGGCCGATCTACCTGTTGGTCTTGCCGCTGACCCTGCTGATTGGTGGTGCGACCTTCGGTGCGCTGTGGATGGCGCGCGCGGTGTTTTACAGCGTAATCGGGCTGCTGGCTTACATCGTCGGGGTATTGGTGGCGGATCGGTTAATGGACGTCAGCTTGATCCATTGGCTGGTATGGCCATTAGGCGGCGCTTTGATTCTGGGTCTGTACGCGGGGCTGTTTTTCGTCATCAAGGCGTCCTGGAAAAACAGCCCGCGCTTCTTTCTCGTACGTGCCTTGGTGGTCGTGGCGATTTATGTGATGGCCGGTTGGCTATTGGGGCGCGGTTACCAGGGCTGGATAGTCGCGATACCGGTGGCCTCTTTCGCAGCGTTTATTCTCTTTGTGCAGAGCATTGCAAGTTCAGGCTCAGGCGGCGGTAGCGGTTCGAGCGACAGCAGCTCAAGTTCCAGTAGCTCAAGTTCCGACAGCAGTTCGTCCGGTGGCGGCGGTTCCAGTGGCGGCGGCGGGGCGTCGGGCAGTTGGTAA
- a CDS encoding GNAT family N-acetyltransferase, with protein MAAAITPEITLRNAIPEDALCIGVLGMQVFLDTYATQGIRSSIANEALQAFAPQTIAQLMAQPDISLVVAESNGHLVGFAQVKLTASHSMIKASDVAELQRLYIQERFTGLGIGYQLLQAAEHRAKLGGASLLWATVWVGNERALGFYPRRGYEVLGSPTYTFQGETHGNRLFGKALMPNA; from the coding sequence ATGGCTGCTGCCATCACCCCAGAAATCACGCTTCGTAATGCCATTCCCGAGGACGCCTTATGCATTGGCGTGCTGGGTATGCAGGTCTTTCTGGATACCTACGCGACACAGGGTATTCGCAGCTCGATTGCCAATGAAGCGCTGCAGGCCTTTGCGCCGCAGACCATCGCCCAACTGATGGCGCAGCCAGACATCTCGCTGGTGGTGGCTGAGTCGAACGGCCATCTCGTGGGCTTTGCTCAGGTCAAACTCACCGCCAGCCATTCGATGATCAAGGCGTCTGACGTTGCCGAACTGCAACGCCTGTATATCCAGGAGCGATTTACCGGCCTGGGTATTGGCTATCAGTTGCTGCAAGCGGCAGAGCACCGCGCCAAGCTTGGCGGCGCCTCGTTATTGTGGGCGACCGTGTGGGTGGGCAATGAACGCGCGTTGGGTTTTTACCCTCGGCGCGGTTATGAGGTGCTGGGTTCACCGACGTATACCTTTCAGGGGGAAACCCATGGGAATCGCCTGTTTGGTAAAGCCCTGATGCCCAACGCGTGA
- a CDS encoding DUF1543 domain-containing protein: protein MLFVVMLGGKHPRAKIEVHDVVFAVADTLQHTYAQLRDGWFGSPKGVHIDAWMAVDGVDGWKVELSQMAPPAGAQHLYFINLGGYETHAFGEAHHYLLVVARDKQEAKRKGQRQMLQHWSQAHTDGVMDIDDCLPIDLVDGRYVHLVQGSHQPIIQQNAYIILP, encoded by the coding sequence ATGCTGTTTGTCGTCATGCTCGGGGGCAAGCACCCACGGGCTAAAATCGAAGTTCACGATGTGGTATTCGCAGTCGCGGATACACTGCAACACACCTACGCACAATTACGCGACGGCTGGTTCGGCAGCCCGAAAGGTGTGCACATTGATGCGTGGATGGCCGTCGATGGCGTCGACGGCTGGAAAGTCGAACTCAGCCAGATGGCGCCACCTGCCGGTGCGCAGCACCTGTACTTCATCAACCTCGGCGGCTATGAAACCCACGCTTTTGGCGAGGCTCATCATTACCTGCTGGTGGTCGCCCGTGACAAGCAGGAAGCCAAGCGCAAGGGGCAGCGGCAGATGTTGCAGCACTGGTCCCAGGCCCACACCGATGGCGTGATGGACATTGACGACTGCCTGCCCATTGATCTGGTGGACGGTCGCTATGTTCACCTGGTGCAAGGCTCGCACCAGCCGATCATCCAGCAGAACGCCTACATCATCCTGCCGTGA
- a CDS encoding aldo/keto reductase: MRTIDLAGVPVPVIGQGTWRMGENPDKRSAEVAALQLGIDEGMTLIDTAEMYGEGGAEQVVGEAIRGKRDQVFLVSKIYPHNASHKGVPRACDASLQRLGTDYIDLYLLHWRGQYPLEETVEAFERLREAGKIGRWGVSNFDVADLQELASPACATNQVLYNIEERGIEFDLLPWWQQHHLPLMAYCPIAQGGELLSSPTLKQIAHRHEATPAQIALAWVLRQEGVIAIPKAVSPEHVRLNASAAKLVLDEHDLDAIDRVFGAPKRKHPLSMV; the protein is encoded by the coding sequence ATGCGTACCATTGATCTGGCCGGTGTTCCCGTCCCTGTCATCGGCCAGGGAACCTGGCGAATGGGCGAAAACCCGGACAAGCGCAGCGCCGAAGTCGCCGCGTTACAACTGGGTATCGATGAGGGCATGACCTTGATCGACACCGCCGAAATGTATGGTGAAGGCGGCGCCGAGCAAGTGGTCGGCGAGGCCATTCGCGGCAAGCGCGATCAGGTGTTCCTGGTCAGTAAAATCTACCCTCACAATGCCAGCCACAAGGGCGTTCCCCGTGCCTGTGACGCCAGCCTTCAGCGCCTTGGCACCGACTACATTGACTTATACCTGTTGCATTGGCGCGGCCAGTACCCGCTTGAGGAAACCGTCGAAGCTTTCGAGCGTCTGCGCGAGGCGGGCAAGATCGGCCGTTGGGGTGTTTCCAACTTTGACGTCGCCGACCTGCAGGAACTCGCCTCCCCAGCCTGTGCCACCAACCAGGTGCTCTACAACATCGAAGAGCGTGGTATCGAGTTCGACCTCCTGCCATGGTGGCAACAGCACCATTTGCCGTTGATGGCGTACTGCCCAATCGCCCAGGGCGGTGAGCTACTGTCCAGCCCGACGCTCAAGCAGATTGCCCATCGACATGAGGCCACACCCGCACAAATCGCCCTGGCCTGGGTACTGCGCCAGGAGGGCGTGATTGCGATCCCCAAGGCAGTGAGTCCCGAGCATGTGCGGCTCAACGCCAGCGCCGCGAAACTGGTGCTGGACGAGCACGATCTGGACGCAATCGACCGTGTGTTTGGCGCACCCAAGCGCAAGCATCCGCTGTCGATGGTGTAA
- the tssB gene encoding type VI secretion system contractile sheath small subunit, protein MTTNSFQNEVPKARVNIKLDLHTGGAQKKVELPLKLMLMGDYSNGEEKRSLSERGKVDINKNNFDSVLGEFSPRLKLAVSNTLADDASDTSVELNFQSMKDFEPEKIARQIPQLRALLAMRNLLRDLKSNLLDNATFRNELERILKDDALSDELRAELAALAPQEDR, encoded by the coding sequence ATGACTACAAATAGCTTTCAAAATGAAGTACCTAAAGCACGGGTCAATATTAAGCTTGACCTGCATACCGGCGGTGCTCAGAAAAAAGTAGAGTTGCCGCTGAAGTTGATGCTGATGGGGGATTACAGTAATGGGGAGGAAAAGCGTTCGCTCTCTGAGCGGGGCAAAGTTGATATAAATAAAAATAACTTTGACAGCGTTCTTGGTGAGTTCTCGCCTAGGCTGAAACTTGCAGTAAGCAACACCTTGGCTGACGATGCGTCCGATACTTCTGTTGAGCTGAATTTTCAGAGCATGAAGGACTTTGAGCCTGAGAAGATAGCGCGGCAAATTCCGCAGCTACGAGCCCTACTGGCGATGCGTAATCTGCTGCGCGATCTTAAATCCAATCTTTTGGATAACGCCACCTTTCGCAATGAGCTGGAACGTATCCTCAAGGACGACGCGCTGAGCGACGAGCTGCGAGCTGAATTGGCCGCATTGGCTCCCCAAGAAGATCGTTAA
- the tssC gene encoding type VI secretion system contractile sheath large subunit yields the protein MSLEQSSATTLSNKTYYAGSDQGVYGTLFAKINLSPVAALSGIEVFQNSEALSDASADERVTAGVRVFLDLLKQSSHKVERLDKALLDEHIASLDEQISRQLDAVMHHPDFQRVESTWRGVKSLIDQTDFRQNVRIELLDISKEHLVQDFEDAPEIAQSGLYLHTYTQEYDTPGGEPIAAAISNYEFSRSPQDIALLRNISKVSAAAHMPFIGSVGPAFFGKKSMEEVAAIKDIGNYFDRAEYIKWKAFRDSDDARYIGLTMPRVLGRLPYGPDTVPIRSFNYIESVKGPDHEKYLWTNASFAFAANMVKSFITNGWCVQIRGPQSGGAVTELPIHLYDLGTGNQVKIPSEVMIPETREFEFANLGFIPLSYYKNRDYACFFSANSAQKPALYDTADATANSRINARLPYIFLLSRIAHYLKLIQRENIGTTKDRRLLELELNKWIGGLVTEMTDPGDDLQASHPLRDAKVTVEDIEDNPGFFLVKLYAVPHFQVEGMDVSLSLVSQMPKAKA from the coding sequence ATGTCACTAGAGCAATCATCCGCAACCACACTGTCCAATAAGACTTATTATGCAGGCAGTGACCAGGGTGTCTATGGCACCTTGTTTGCCAAGATTAATCTCAGTCCTGTTGCTGCGTTAAGTGGTATTGAGGTTTTTCAAAACTCCGAAGCCCTATCCGATGCTTCTGCTGACGAGCGGGTAACTGCGGGTGTAAGAGTCTTTCTGGATTTGCTAAAGCAGTCGTCGCATAAAGTAGAGCGCTTAGATAAAGCCTTGTTGGATGAACACATCGCTTCCCTGGATGAGCAGATTAGTCGCCAACTTGATGCGGTCATGCATCACCCCGATTTTCAGCGCGTAGAGTCAACTTGGCGTGGTGTGAAGTCGTTGATAGATCAGACCGATTTTCGTCAGAACGTGCGTATCGAACTACTGGATATAAGCAAAGAGCATCTGGTGCAAGACTTCGAAGACGCTCCGGAAATTGCCCAGAGCGGCTTGTATTTGCACACTTATACTCAGGAGTACGACACCCCAGGTGGAGAACCGATTGCAGCAGCTATCTCCAACTATGAGTTTAGTCGCAGTCCGCAAGATATTGCCCTGTTGCGCAATATTTCCAAAGTGTCAGCGGCAGCCCACATGCCGTTCATTGGATCTGTCGGTCCGGCGTTCTTTGGCAAGAAGTCGATGGAAGAAGTGGCTGCTATCAAGGATATCGGCAACTATTTTGACCGTGCTGAATACATCAAGTGGAAGGCGTTCCGTGACAGCGACGATGCACGTTACATCGGTCTGACCATGCCACGTGTCCTGGGTCGCCTTCCTTACGGTCCGGACACAGTGCCGATCCGCAGCTTCAACTACATCGAAAGTGTGAAGGGGCCGGACCACGAGAAATACCTGTGGACTAACGCTTCGTTCGCCTTCGCGGCAAATATGGTGAAAAGCTTTATCACCAACGGTTGGTGCGTGCAGATTCGCGGTCCGCAATCGGGTGGCGCGGTCACGGAACTACCGATTCACCTATATGACCTGGGCACTGGCAACCAGGTAAAGATTCCATCCGAAGTGATGATTCCGGAGACCCGTGAGTTTGAATTCGCCAATCTCGGTTTTATCCCGTTGTCGTATTACAAAAACCGCGATTATGCTTGTTTCTTCTCGGCCAACTCAGCTCAAAAGCCGGCTCTGTATGACACCGCCGACGCCACTGCCAATAGCCGAATCAATGCCCGCCTGCCATACATTTTCCTCCTGTCGCGTATTGCCCATTACCTGAAGCTGATCCAGCGCGAGAACATCGGTACCACCAAGGATCGTCGCTTGCTGGAGTTGGAGCTAAACAAGTGGATCGGCGGCCTCGTCACTGAAATGACCGATCCGGGCGACGATTTGCAAGCCTCCCACCCGCTGCGCGATGCCAAGGTGACGGTAGAGGACATTGAGGACAACCCCGGTTTCTTCCTCGTCAAGCTGTATGCGGTACCGCACTTCCAGGTCGAAGGCATGGACGTCAGTTTGTCATTGGTTTCGCAGATGCCCAAGGCAAAAGCCTAA
- the tssK gene encoding type VI secretion system baseplate subunit TssK, translating into MKIDRPLWAAGALLSPQQFQQQARWEAWTNESLAHLSLVHPWGVLGVAFDMQALRLGKLKATQVRVRMPDGTLVDTDHVDRLPPALELAGLLPDEAQNAKLLLALPLEQANGNNCLFDGAKAHRPTRYRQDWRQVQDVYADEVQSIGVLENALTLRLADDENADYLTCPVARLVRDGQGAWNLDPEYVPPLLSFSAHSGLLTQLDNLLTQLSAKRQRLMGMRRESNQRMADFAVADVSLFWLLNALNTYQPVLADLKAQPARHPEQVYLDLIKLAGSLLTFSLEHDIDKIPAYRHEQLESVFPPLMRTISTLLEASLPSRVVALELEEVSANRWQVTLNDARLREQDGADFYLSVRCRMPAAQLQSQFSRLCKVGTPDDVDHLVNAALDGVPLQPLSHVPAAIPLRLENQYFALDLGHAKGQAMLAEGTCAFYVPSTLLDIKLELFAVLRA; encoded by the coding sequence ATGAAGATCGACCGCCCCCTTTGGGCTGCGGGGGCGTTGCTGTCCCCGCAACAATTCCAGCAGCAGGCACGCTGGGAAGCCTGGACTAACGAGAGTCTGGCCCATTTGTCGCTTGTGCACCCCTGGGGTGTCTTGGGGGTGGCGTTCGACATGCAGGCCCTGCGGCTGGGCAAGCTCAAGGCTACTCAAGTGCGTGTACGCATGCCCGATGGCACGCTGGTTGACACCGACCACGTGGATCGTTTGCCGCCCGCACTGGAGTTGGCAGGTTTGCTACCCGACGAAGCTCAAAACGCTAAGTTGTTATTGGCATTGCCGCTGGAGCAAGCCAATGGCAACAACTGTTTGTTCGATGGCGCGAAGGCCCACCGGCCAACTCGCTATCGCCAGGATTGGCGGCAAGTGCAGGATGTTTACGCAGACGAGGTGCAATCGATCGGTGTGCTGGAAAACGCCCTGACCCTGCGACTGGCTGACGACGAGAATGCAGATTACCTGACATGCCCGGTCGCACGTTTGGTACGTGACGGGCAGGGCGCCTGGAATCTTGATCCTGAGTATGTGCCACCGTTGCTCAGTTTCTCGGCCCATTCGGGGCTGCTGACCCAACTCGATAATTTATTGACCCAGCTATCCGCTAAGCGGCAACGGCTGATGGGCATGCGTCGTGAGAGCAACCAGCGCATGGCTGACTTTGCGGTGGCCGATGTGTCGTTGTTCTGGCTGCTCAACGCGTTGAACACTTATCAGCCGGTACTGGCTGACCTCAAGGCACAGCCTGCACGGCATCCCGAACAGGTGTATCTGGATCTGATTAAACTGGCAGGTAGCCTGCTGACTTTTTCCCTGGAACACGATATCGACAAGATTCCTGCCTATCGGCATGAACAGTTGGAAAGCGTATTCCCACCCTTGATGCGCACAATTTCTACCTTGCTGGAAGCCAGTCTGCCATCGCGGGTTGTTGCGCTGGAGCTGGAAGAAGTGAGTGCCAATCGCTGGCAAGTCACGCTCAACGATGCGCGACTGCGTGAGCAGGACGGTGCCGACTTCTACCTGTCGGTGCGCTGCCGCATGCCCGCGGCACAGTTGCAAAGCCAATTCTCGCGCCTGTGCAAGGTGGGCACGCCGGACGACGTTGATCACTTGGTCAACGCAGCGCTCGATGGTGTCCCGTTGCAGCCGCTAAGTCATGTGCCTGCGGCCATTCCGTTGCGCTTGGAAAACCAATATTTCGCTCTTGATCTAGGTCATGCCAAGGGGCAAGCGATGCTGGCCGAAGGCACCTGCGCCTTTTACGTACCGAGCACGTTGCTCGACATCAAGCTTGAACTGTTTGCGGTACTGCGCGCATGA
- the tssL gene encoding type VI secretion system protein TssL, short form produces the protein MSLTASKKHPNAALDLDVLLQDSYLLVVELRQGASVQNGSNLWSRCEKQVEQTQQSLKDAGINARSIELISHAQCALLDETALSCAKGDAHAKWASQPLQARFFSTHQAGEFLYENIREALRTPTTDVQVLTVFQRVLMLGFQGRYRDVNDPEREQLLAALNARVAPLELNQALTTQSIGHRKHSLRWARSPLVHVLAAGLLLVGVWWGLDHWLAGLIATLVPGQA, from the coding sequence ATGAGTCTGACGGCCTCGAAAAAACATCCTAACGCCGCGTTGGATCTCGACGTGCTGCTGCAAGACAGCTACCTATTGGTGGTCGAGCTGCGCCAAGGTGCATCAGTGCAAAATGGCTCGAATCTATGGAGTCGTTGTGAGAAGCAGGTCGAGCAGACTCAACAGAGCCTCAAGGATGCAGGCATAAACGCTCGCAGCATCGAGTTGATCAGTCACGCCCAATGCGCGTTGCTGGACGAGACAGCCCTTAGCTGCGCAAAGGGTGATGCCCACGCCAAATGGGCAAGCCAGCCCTTGCAGGCACGATTTTTCAGCACCCATCAAGCCGGTGAATTTCTGTATGAAAACATACGAGAAGCACTGCGTACCCCAACGACGGATGTGCAGGTACTGACGGTATTCCAGCGCGTGCTGATGCTTGGTTTTCAAGGCAGATACCGTGACGTGAACGATCCAGAGCGCGAACAACTGCTGGCAGCCTTGAATGCACGGGTTGCGCCATTGGAACTCAACCAGGCACTGACAACGCAAAGCATCGGTCACCGTAAGCATTCGCTGCGCTGGGCGCGTTCGCCATTGGTTCATGTTCTGGCGGCGGGACTTTTGTTGGTTGGAGTCTGGTGGGGCCTGGATCATTGGTTGGCCGGCCTGATCGCTACGCTCGTACCTGGTCAGGCGTGA
- a CDS encoding OmpA family protein: MAALVVVIVFAWAWVRGGRHFSLKGQQLVLAGDKSLPSFAYRQPVVLVCGDGLAGLFGSVPAEQITLRTTLQGCYVRVPNPDQLLTVTTGIQAQRPNWSGQLSVMFIANPGEHSDSAELAGRVRAFRNQIALVRKRGVALPLMLVSYLQAAKGEGAWFNWESGQTSPYVRESGACTSLLDWQRQSTDSTTYAARLRSSVQVSSAATWLKETILPHFEPRAADHPVAFAVTLVPSLSQSIAGNLWQQWLREKTGLSGVGQPLPGSSSALPFPDPLLNLLPLQARHSPARGARVAALWLFAAAGVVAFASSAWQNNLLLRQVSDDLRRYTTIPSVSQRDEPQFALRENAMAVLRKDALRLDEYYRQGEPLRLGLGLYRGELLRQPLLATIAGHRNPYESPTVAKISNPVRLDSLSLFGTGSAELKPDATKVLINALVNIKAQSGWLIVIAGHTDVTGSPMQNLELSRARAASVRDWMQRMGDIPDSCFAVQGFGANQPVASNDTEGGRSANRRVDIRLVPEVGACAPAIPVPGADPSVAFSDIQP; encoded by the coding sequence GTGGCTGCCTTGGTCGTTGTAATCGTGTTCGCCTGGGCCTGGGTCCGCGGGGGGCGCCATTTCTCACTGAAGGGCCAGCAACTGGTGTTGGCGGGCGATAAATCTCTGCCTTCGTTCGCCTACCGTCAGCCCGTGGTGTTGGTCTGTGGCGATGGGCTAGCCGGTCTGTTTGGATCGGTGCCTGCCGAGCAAATCACCCTGCGCACCACCTTGCAGGGTTGCTATGTGCGAGTACCCAATCCAGATCAGCTACTGACTGTGACCACCGGTATACAGGCCCAGCGCCCGAACTGGAGTGGGCAACTGAGCGTGATGTTCATTGCCAACCCGGGCGAACACTCCGACTCGGCAGAGTTAGCTGGCCGGGTGCGTGCCTTCCGCAATCAGATCGCTCTGGTACGTAAGCGTGGCGTTGCATTGCCGCTGATGCTGGTGAGCTATTTGCAAGCGGCTAAAGGCGAGGGTGCCTGGTTCAATTGGGAGTCCGGCCAAACGAGTCCTTACGTGCGCGAGTCCGGTGCCTGTACCAGTTTGCTCGACTGGCAGCGACAGTCCACCGACAGCACAACGTACGCCGCACGTTTGCGCAGTAGCGTACAGGTGAGCAGTGCAGCGACGTGGTTGAAGGAAACAATACTCCCGCACTTTGAGCCTCGTGCTGCTGATCATCCAGTGGCCTTCGCCGTTACCCTGGTGCCGTCGCTGTCACAGAGCATCGCCGGCAATTTATGGCAACAATGGTTACGAGAAAAGACCGGGTTGAGTGGCGTAGGGCAACCGCTGCCGGGATCGAGTTCAGCCTTACCGTTTCCTGACCCGCTGTTGAATCTACTGCCGCTTCAAGCCCGGCACTCTCCGGCCCGTGGGGCGAGGGTTGCGGCGCTGTGGTTGTTCGCGGCAGCTGGTGTTGTGGCCTTTGCCAGCTCGGCCTGGCAGAACAACCTGCTGTTGCGTCAGGTCAGTGATGATCTACGGCGCTACACCACTATTCCTTCTGTGTCACAGCGTGACGAGCCCCAATTCGCCTTGCGCGAAAATGCTATGGCAGTACTGCGCAAGGACGCCCTGCGCCTGGATGAGTACTACCGGCAGGGCGAGCCATTGAGGTTGGGCCTGGGCTTGTATCGCGGCGAGTTGTTGCGACAGCCGTTGCTGGCGACTATCGCCGGTCATCGGAATCCCTATGAGTCCCCGACGGTCGCGAAAATTTCCAATCCGGTGCGACTGGACAGCCTGTCTCTGTTCGGAACTGGGAGCGCCGAACTCAAACCGGACGCCACCAAGGTGCTGATCAACGCGTTGGTCAACATTAAAGCCCAGTCAGGCTGGCTGATCGTCATCGCCGGGCACACCGACGTCACTGGCAGCCCTATGCAGAACCTTGAACTGTCCCGCGCTCGTGCTGCGTCGGTACGCGACTGGATGCAGCGCATGGGTGATATCCCCGACAGCTGCTTCGCTGTTCAGGGTTTTGGCGCCAACCAGCCAGTGGCAAGTAATGATACCGAGGGTGGGCGTTCAGCCAACCGTCGAGTCGATATTCGTCTGGTACCGGAAGTGGGGGCCTGTGCGCCGGCCATTCCGGTGCCGGGCGCAGACCCCTCTGTCGCATTCAGCGACATACAACCCTGA
- a CDS encoding Hcp family type VI secretion system effector, whose product MAIPVYLWLQDDGGAEIKGSVDVEKRVGSIEVIAQDHSLYIPTDNNTGKLTGTRVHTPFLFSKEIDASSPYLYKAVTTGQTLKSAEFKWFRIDDAGQEVEYFITKLENVKVVKVAPKMHDVKDASKEKHNHLEQIELRYEKVTWTYKDGNIIHSDSWNERQSA is encoded by the coding sequence ATGGCTATTCCCGTTTACCTATGGCTGCAAGATGACGGCGGCGCTGAAATTAAAGGGTCCGTTGATGTAGAGAAGCGTGTGGGCAGCATCGAGGTCATCGCCCAAGACCACAGCCTGTACATCCCAACCGACAACAATACCGGCAAGCTGACCGGCACGCGGGTTCACACCCCGTTCCTATTCTCCAAGGAAATCGATGCCTCCAGCCCTTATCTGTACAAGGCCGTGACCACAGGTCAGACGCTCAAAAGCGCCGAGTTCAAATGGTTCCGCATCGATGACGCCGGCCAGGAAGTCGAGTACTTCATCACCAAGTTGGAAAACGTCAAGGTCGTAAAAGTCGCGCCGAAAATGCACGACGTCAAAGATGCGAGCAAAGAAAAACACAACCATCTGGAGCAGATTGAGCTGCGCTACGAGAAGGTCACCTGGACCTACAAAGACGGCAACATCATTCACTCCGATTCCTGGAACGAACGCCAAAGCGCCTGA